The following coding sequences are from one Vicinamibacterales bacterium window:
- a CDS encoding DUF86 domain-containing protein, whose translation MSPRDLVYVGHMLDMARKAVGKSAGLSHDAFDADENLRLALIHPVQVIGEAGCRVSPEFSAQHPEIPWQEIVGMRHKVVHDYLGVDEDIVWQVVTEDLPPLVVLLEEILATAPGNNA comes from the coding sequence ATGTCGCCGCGTGACCTCGTCTACGTCGGCCACATGCTCGACATGGCGAGGAAGGCCGTTGGCAAGTCGGCCGGCCTTTCGCACGACGCATTCGACGCCGACGAGAATCTGCGCCTCGCGCTGATCCACCCAGTTCAGGTCATTGGCGAGGCCGGATGTCGCGTCTCGCCAGAATTCAGCGCGCAACATCCAGAGATCCCGTGGCAGGAGATCGTCGGCATGCGCCACAAGGTGGTGCACGACTACCTGGGTGTCGACGAAGACATCGTCTGGCAGGTGGTCACCGAGGATCTGCCGCCTCTCGTCGTCCTGCTCGAGGAGATCCTCGCCACTGCTCCCGGCAACAACGCGTAG
- a CDS encoding HepT-like ribonuclease domain-containing protein, giving the protein MRQAVGKAASLSHDAFDADENLRLALIRPVQVIGEAGRRVSADFSAQHPEIPWQEIVGRRHKVVHDYLGVDEDIVWQVVTEDLPPPVVLLEKILSTASGSIAW; this is encoded by the coding sequence GTGCGACAGGCCGTTGGCAAGGCGGCCAGCCTTTCGCACGACGCCTTCGACGCTGACGAGAATCTGCGCCTCGCGCTGATCCGCCCAGTTCAGGTCATTGGCGAGGCCGGACGTCGCGTCTCAGCTGATTTCAGCGCGCAACATCCCGAGATCCCCTGGCAGGAAATCGTCGGCAGGCGCCACAAGGTGGTGCACGACTATCTGGGTGTCGATGAAGACATCGTCTGGCAGGTGGTGACCGAGGACCTGCCGCCGCCGGTCGTCCTGCTCGAGAAGATCCTCTCGACTGCTTCCGGCAGCATCGCCTGGTGA
- a CDS encoding response regulator → MPHVVLVAEDDPATLAGLAAYLHAAGYSAVPAASFAEAHRLLPFVRPSVLVVDVRLGEYNGLQLVLQAQSLVPQPALIVTSGFDDPVIAAEAARMGATFLRKPLEPARLLALISEMLKSG, encoded by the coding sequence ATGCCGCACGTGGTTCTGGTCGCAGAGGATGATCCAGCGACGCTTGCCGGGTTGGCCGCGTACCTCCATGCGGCCGGCTATAGCGCGGTTCCGGCGGCGAGCTTCGCCGAAGCACATCGCCTGCTCCCATTCGTGCGCCCATCCGTCCTGGTGGTCGACGTGCGGCTCGGTGAGTACAACGGCCTGCAGTTGGTGCTGCAGGCCCAGTCCCTCGTTCCACAGCCCGCCCTGATCGTCACGAGCGGCTTCGACGATCCGGTGATCGCGGCCGAGGCGGCGCGCATGGGTGCCACGTTCCTGCGAAAGCCGCTGGAGCCGGCGCGCCTGCTCGCGTTGATCTCGGAGATGCTGAAATCGGGGTAG
- a CDS encoding nucleotidyltransferase family protein, with the protein MSHNLPIDSEAVSAFCRRHHIARLALFGSVLRDDFRPDSDVDVLVEFLPGHVPGLRFVTIEREFSELLHGRRVDLVTPKFLNARIRERVLSTAEPLYVAA; encoded by the coding sequence ATGAGTCACAACCTGCCGATCGATTCGGAGGCGGTGTCGGCGTTCTGCAGACGGCATCACATCGCCCGCCTTGCACTTTTCGGGTCGGTGCTGAGGGACGACTTCCGACCCGATAGCGACGTGGATGTCCTCGTGGAGTTCCTGCCCGGCCATGTCCCCGGACTGCGGTTCGTCACGATCGAACGCGAGTTCTCGGAGCTTCTACATGGCCGACGGGTCGACCTTGTCACACCGAAGTTCTTGAACGCGCGCATTCGGGAGCGCGTCCTGAGCACCGCCGAGCCGCTCTATGTCGCCGCGTGA
- a CDS encoding BACON domain-containing protein — MRAVVHVAFAIILCALVALPAAAQSTVINPRNLEFDPSADHAVLAPDGTPVVQRYDLQFFLLGATQPVITTNLGKPVPAADGKIRVDFSTLLTAWPLATGDYEARVAAIGASGSGQSAPSNQFSFQAIAAPPPCTFTLSATTQTFTSAAGSGSLTVTASATSCAWTASSGSAWVSVSPAGGTGTGAVSIVVAENTGAARSATLTIGGQAFVVTQAAAPPPCTIALSATSQAFTSAAGSGSVTVTASATGCGWTASSGSAWVSVSPASGTGTSSVNIVVAGNTGAARSATVTIGGQAFVVTQAAAPPPCTFTLSPTTQTFTSAASSGSVTVTASATSCGWTATTGATWLTLASTSGTGTATLNYALLHNSTTSARSGSIVVGGQTLAVTQNPPTKPAQPRGVRANSRNP; from the coding sequence GTGAGAGCAGTTGTTCACGTTGCGTTCGCGATCATCCTGTGTGCGTTGGTGGCGCTGCCCGCAGCCGCTCAGTCCACGGTGATCAACCCCAGAAACCTCGAGTTCGATCCATCGGCCGACCACGCGGTGTTGGCGCCGGACGGAACGCCGGTCGTTCAGCGATACGATCTGCAGTTCTTCCTTCTTGGCGCGACCCAGCCGGTGATCACGACGAACCTCGGGAAGCCGGTGCCAGCTGCCGACGGCAAGATCCGCGTCGATTTCTCCACGCTGCTCACTGCGTGGCCGCTGGCCACCGGTGACTACGAGGCGCGTGTCGCGGCGATCGGGGCGAGCGGGAGCGGGCAGAGCGCTCCATCGAATCAATTCAGCTTTCAAGCCATAGCCGCGCCGCCACCCTGCACGTTCACGCTGTCGGCGACAACTCAGACGTTCACGTCGGCGGCCGGCAGCGGCAGCCTGACGGTGACGGCCAGCGCGACGAGTTGCGCATGGACCGCATCGAGCGGCTCCGCCTGGGTCTCGGTGAGTCCGGCCGGCGGTACCGGCACCGGCGCGGTGAGTATCGTCGTGGCAGAGAATACCGGCGCGGCGCGAAGCGCCACGCTCACGATCGGTGGCCAGGCGTTCGTCGTGACGCAGGCAGCCGCGCCGCCGCCCTGCACAATCGCCCTCTCGGCGACGAGCCAGGCGTTCACGTCGGCGGCCGGCAGCGGCAGCGTGACGGTCACGGCCAGCGCAACGGGGTGCGGATGGACGGCATCGAGCGGATCGGCCTGGGTATCGGTGAGCCCGGCCAGTGGTACCGGTACGAGCTCGGTGAACATCGTTGTGGCGGGCAATACCGGGGCGGCGCGAAGCGCCACGGTCACAATCGGTGGCCAGGCGTTCGTCGTGACGCAGGCCGCGGCACCGCCACCTTGCACGTTCACGCTGTCGCCGACAACTCAAACGTTCACGTCGGCGGCGAGTAGCGGCAGCGTGACGGTGACGGCCAGCGCGACGAGTTGCGGGTGGACCGCGACCACGGGCGCAACGTGGCTCACATTGGCGAGCACGAGCGGGACGGGCACGGCCACATTGAACTACGCCCTCCTGCACAACTCCACGACGTCGGCTCGCAGCGGGTCGATCGTGGTGGGCGGCCAGACGTTGGCCGTCACGCAGAACCCGCCGACCAAGCCAGCTCAGCCGAGAGGTGTGCGAGCCAACTCGCGCAACCCGTAG
- a CDS encoding VanZ family protein: MVVEELDAPAGAGSRAGSAARLLLLAALLLFLALGDAPDRTRFWSAFFEAGHTPLFGLIALLVRSLLARHTRIATFTRLSLVAFGVTLLVGATTEVLQLLQSNHDASVHDFLRDAAGAGAFLLVEVALVSATRPGIAGWGRRARLAALAAAAVLLLAAGWELIGTARLYFARDRAVPTLFALDGSWWERELIALGNNRLIPDQVPVGPQLSRTARFARLDLMPGIYSGLTFDEPYPDWHGYRQLTLTIVSDLAVPLPMTIRIHDAAHDQRYADRFNRRLLVNPGTNRFVIAIDDIRTAPDRRVMDLRHVRGIVLFAYKLEQPTHVYLGPLRLE, translated from the coding sequence TTGGTTGTTGAGGAACTCGACGCGCCAGCCGGCGCCGGGAGCCGCGCCGGATCGGCCGCGCGTCTGCTGCTGCTCGCGGCGCTGCTTCTCTTCCTGGCGCTGGGCGATGCGCCGGATCGGACCCGGTTCTGGAGCGCGTTCTTCGAAGCGGGCCACACTCCCCTATTCGGTCTGATCGCGCTGCTCGTCCGCAGCCTCCTCGCCCGACACACCCGCATCGCGACCTTCACCCGGTTGTCGCTCGTCGCATTCGGTGTCACGCTGCTCGTCGGCGCGACAACCGAGGTCCTGCAGTTGCTGCAGTCGAACCACGACGCGTCGGTGCACGACTTTCTTCGGGATGCAGCCGGCGCCGGCGCGTTTCTCCTGGTCGAAGTCGCGCTCGTCTCGGCCACGCGACCGGGGATCGCCGGCTGGGGACGCCGGGCCCGACTCGCCGCGCTCGCTGCGGCAGCGGTCCTGCTGCTCGCGGCCGGCTGGGAATTGATCGGAACGGCGCGTCTCTACTTCGCCCGGGATCGGGCGGTCCCCACGCTGTTCGCCCTCGATGGATCGTGGTGGGAGCGCGAACTGATCGCGCTTGGCAACAATCGGCTGATCCCGGATCAGGTTCCCGTCGGGCCGCAACTCTCGCGAACCGCGCGTTTCGCACGCCTCGACCTGATGCCAGGGATTTACTCAGGGTTGACCTTCGACGAGCCCTACCCCGACTGGCACGGCTATCGTCAGCTCACCCTCACGATCGTCTCGGACCTTGCGGTGCCGCTTCCAATGACGATCCGAATCCACGACGCCGCGCACGATCAGCGCTACGCGGACCGATTCAACCGGCGCCTCCTCGTCAATCCCGGCACCAACCGCTTCGTCATCGCGATCGACGACATTCGCACGGCCCCCGATCGGCGGGTCATGGATTTGCGCCATGTGCGGGGCATCGTCCTCTTCGCCTACAAGCTCGAGCAGCCGACGCACGTGTACCTCGGCCCGCTTCGGCTGGAGTGA
- a CDS encoding ABC transporter permease → MRHRWPDIRFGIRMLVRHPTLSIASIMTFGLGIGLTTAVFSVANGVLYKGLPFEGGDRIVSVAGTDTTRGARLGGLDVHDYAVFEEGQRVFESFGAFSWVSVNLAWDQRQPERFSGGALTAGLLRVTRIAPILGRAFRDGEDRPGAAPVLLLGHRVWRDYFGGARNVVGRTVRANGVARTIVGVMPEGFAFPDREDLWIPLEINPMATERGQGPRYEVIARLQPDASIATAQVQLAALASRLARGFPATNRGVGVRVTPFLERVFGARLRMLCSTMLGAGIAVLLVACVNVSNLLLARASLRQREVALRQALGAGRGRVLAQMLTEVSILAVAGAVVGLAINTGAMRWFVAAIQSTPPPFFVTFDPDARVLLFVGAITIAAGLMVKSVAQVKTARLPFAVGGVFTASFDLPRTKYPNAVARARFVDQLLPLLQAHPGVEAATIADGLPAAGNGEVPIQIRGREQTHGDDVPFVREGCVTPGYFETFRSRIVRGRAFTALDRPGRDRVTVVNESFHRRFFPGVDPIGRQFRRGGRNSTAPWLTVVGVVPDLLMQGFCSELGSGAGFYVPMAQAAIGNGATIAVRVRRGMAVTAATLQALVASLDKDLAIYNARSMQAVVDQQTMFHTVFGTFFLALGVAGLFLAAVGLYGVMAFSVTRRTRELAIRCALGARRGQLVRLVMRKAAAQSGIGLAIGLLLGLLATGPLQPVLYDVHPRDPVVLATVVATLAASGLLAGLLATRRVIRIDPATALGAE, encoded by the coding sequence ATGCGACATCGCTGGCCCGACATCCGCTTCGGCATCCGGATGCTCGTCCGGCATCCCACGTTGTCGATCGCGTCGATCATGACCTTCGGCCTTGGGATCGGCCTGACGACGGCCGTCTTCAGCGTCGCGAACGGAGTGCTCTACAAGGGCCTGCCGTTCGAGGGCGGCGATCGGATCGTGAGCGTGGCCGGCACCGACACCACCCGGGGCGCGCGCCTGGGCGGCCTCGACGTCCACGACTACGCCGTGTTCGAAGAGGGCCAGCGCGTCTTCGAGTCGTTCGGCGCGTTCAGTTGGGTGTCCGTCAACCTGGCGTGGGACCAGCGCCAGCCCGAACGCTTTTCTGGCGGGGCGTTGACGGCCGGCCTGCTCCGGGTTACGCGCATCGCGCCGATCCTGGGCCGCGCCTTCCGGGACGGTGAGGATCGGCCAGGCGCGGCACCGGTGCTCTTGTTGGGCCACCGAGTCTGGCGCGACTACTTCGGTGGTGCGCGGAACGTGGTGGGACGAACGGTCCGCGCCAACGGCGTGGCGCGGACGATCGTGGGCGTGATGCCCGAGGGTTTCGCGTTCCCGGATCGCGAGGACCTGTGGATCCCGCTCGAGATCAATCCGATGGCGACCGAGCGCGGGCAGGGCCCCAGGTACGAGGTCATCGCCCGCCTGCAACCGGACGCGTCGATTGCGACGGCGCAGGTCCAACTGGCGGCCTTGGCCTCGCGCCTGGCGCGGGGCTTCCCCGCGACCAACCGCGGCGTTGGCGTCCGGGTGACGCCGTTCCTGGAACGCGTGTTCGGGGCCCGACTCCGAATGCTGTGCAGCACGATGCTCGGCGCGGGCATCGCGGTGCTGCTCGTCGCGTGCGTCAACGTGTCGAACCTGCTCCTGGCACGGGCCTCGCTCCGGCAGCGCGAGGTCGCCCTCCGTCAGGCCCTCGGCGCCGGGCGCGGGCGCGTGCTGGCCCAGATGCTGACCGAGGTGTCGATCCTGGCGGTCGCCGGTGCCGTCGTAGGACTGGCGATCAACACGGGCGCGATGCGATGGTTCGTCGCGGCGATCCAGTCCACTCCCCCGCCGTTCTTCGTCACGTTCGATCCGGACGCTCGCGTGCTGCTGTTCGTCGGCGCCATCACCATTGCCGCGGGCCTGATGGTGAAGAGCGTCGCCCAGGTGAAGACGGCGCGACTGCCGTTTGCCGTGGGCGGAGTCTTCACCGCGTCGTTCGATCTGCCTCGAACGAAGTACCCGAATGCCGTCGCCCGCGCCCGCTTCGTCGATCAACTCCTGCCGCTCCTGCAGGCGCACCCCGGCGTCGAAGCGGCCACGATCGCCGACGGGCTGCCGGCCGCCGGCAACGGCGAAGTCCCAATCCAGATCCGGGGGCGAGAGCAGACCCACGGCGATGACGTCCCGTTCGTCCGGGAGGGCTGCGTCACGCCCGGGTATTTCGAGACGTTCCGGTCGCGGATTGTGCGCGGCCGCGCGTTCACCGCGCTCGACCGGCCCGGCCGGGACAGGGTCACGGTGGTGAACGAGAGCTTTCACCGGCGGTTCTTTCCCGGCGTGGATCCGATCGGACGGCAGTTCAGACGGGGCGGACGGAACTCGACTGCACCGTGGCTGACCGTCGTGGGGGTCGTGCCAGACCTGCTGATGCAGGGGTTTTGCAGTGAGCTGGGGAGCGGAGCAGGGTTCTACGTTCCCATGGCGCAGGCCGCCATCGGCAACGGCGCGACCATCGCCGTGCGCGTGCGGCGCGGCATGGCGGTGACGGCCGCGACCCTGCAGGCGCTCGTGGCGTCGCTCGACAAGGATCTCGCGATCTACAACGCGCGGTCGATGCAGGCGGTCGTGGACCAGCAGACGATGTTCCACACGGTGTTCGGCACGTTCTTCCTCGCCCTCGGCGTGGCGGGGCTCTTTCTCGCCGCGGTGGGGCTGTACGGGGTGATGGCGTTCTCGGTGACCCGGCGCACGCGCGAGTTGGCCATTCGTTGCGCCCTCGGCGCGCGTCGCGGCCAACTCGTGCGCCTCGTCATGCGGAAGGCCGCGGCACAATCAGGCATCGGTCTCGCGATCGGGCTTCTGCTCGGACTGCTGGCGACCGGGCCGCTGCAACCGGTCCTCTACGACGTGCATCCGCGCGACCCGGTGGTGCTGGCCACGGTCGTCGCCACGCTGGCGGCCTCCGGCCTGCTCGCGGGACTTCTCGCGACTCGGCGCGTCATCCGCATCGACCCGGCGACGGCCCTCGGCGCGGAGTAG
- a CDS encoding helix-turn-helix transcriptional regulator translates to MSHVGLLLLGLSHKEIADRLFISPDTVKKHTYNAHRKLGVQNRVQLSYFVQNRVERRS, encoded by the coding sequence ATGTCGCATGTCGGTCTCCTGTTGCTGGGCCTCAGCCACAAGGAAATCGCCGACCGGCTGTTCATCTCGCCCGACACCGTCAAGAAGCACACCTACAACGCGCACCGGAAGCTCGGCGTGCAGAACCGGGTGCAACTGAGCTACTTCGTCCAGAATCGGGTGGAGCGCCGGAGCTGA